Proteins from a genomic interval of Rhodococcoides fascians A25f:
- a CDS encoding type IV toxin-antitoxin system AbiEi family antitoxin domain-containing protein: MEHGRGDGRELQVLIDTQWGLFTQSQVTELGYSRNRVRALVDSGAWIAVLRGVYSIFTGPLTRERTLMAALLYGGGHAMLSHRSAAEEWGFCEPDPAAAVHVTVPYGKSACNQRPTVRSVPTVGTRLVAGIGSSLHPGVVVHRSRAHRHIGVPGDMPRTTLVDTALDLAVSEPTPERAFHSLVSSVTQRRIRLTDVREQIAVRRPYRYLSTLTEAIDLLANGVQSILELEYATNVEAAHGLPTAERQSAIQVDGRTLYEDVVHRVGSRTVTVRLDGRRFHSMREVAFRDRRRDNAAELAGRARLVFGYEEVSSDPCGVARDVARVLQREGWDGEPTSCALCVAEATQNTHDTDLVLAIDVRHNG; this comes from the coding sequence ATGGAACATGGTCGGGGGGACGGTCGAGAACTACAGGTTCTGATCGACACGCAGTGGGGGCTGTTCACACAGTCGCAGGTCACGGAGTTGGGATACAGCCGAAATCGCGTTCGCGCACTGGTGGACAGTGGAGCGTGGATCGCTGTTCTCAGAGGCGTCTACTCGATCTTCACCGGGCCGTTGACGCGGGAGCGGACCCTGATGGCAGCGCTTCTCTACGGAGGTGGACACGCAATGCTCAGCCACCGATCCGCTGCCGAGGAGTGGGGTTTCTGCGAACCGGACCCCGCCGCGGCGGTCCATGTCACCGTGCCGTACGGCAAGTCCGCGTGCAATCAACGGCCGACCGTACGCTCGGTCCCCACGGTCGGGACGAGGCTGGTGGCGGGAATCGGGTCGTCCTTGCATCCCGGAGTGGTGGTGCATCGTTCTCGCGCCCACCGGCACATCGGAGTACCGGGGGACATGCCGCGGACGACCTTGGTGGACACCGCACTCGATCTCGCGGTCTCGGAGCCTACGCCCGAGCGGGCTTTTCACAGCTTGGTGTCCTCGGTGACCCAACGACGAATTCGACTCACCGACGTTCGGGAGCAGATCGCCGTCCGACGGCCGTACAGATATCTCTCGACGCTGACGGAAGCCATCGACCTGCTCGCGAACGGAGTTCAATCGATCCTCGAACTCGAATACGCGACGAACGTCGAAGCAGCCCACGGGCTTCCGACTGCGGAGCGGCAGAGCGCAATACAGGTCGATGGGCGGACACTCTACGAGGACGTCGTGCATCGGGTCGGATCTCGCACGGTGACCGTGCGCCTCGACGGACGCCGCTTCCATTCGATGCGCGAGGTCGCATTTCGGGATCGGCGACGGGACAACGCGGCGGAGCTCGCTGGGCGAGCACGGCTGGTCTTCGGATACGAGGAAGTGAGCAGTGACCCCTGCGGTGTGGCGAGAGACGTCGCTCGGGTGCTGCAGCGTGAGGGCTGGGATGGCGAACCGACGTCGTGCGCGCTTTGCGTAGCTGAAGCTACGCAAAACACGCACGACACAGATCTTGTGTTAGCGATTGATGTCCGACACAACGGGTAG
- the nrdF gene encoding class 1b ribonucleoside-diphosphate reductase subunit beta translates to MVKLIDRVSAINWNRVQDDKDSEVWERLTSNFWLPEKVPVSNDIPSWATLTAVEKQLTMRVFTGLTLLDTIQGTVGAVSLIPDAITPHEEAVYTNIAFMESVHAKSYSSIFSTLSSTRDIDDAFRWSEENVNLQRKAEIVLNFYHGDDPLKRKVASTLLESFLFYSGFYLPMYWSSRAKLTNTADLIRLIIRDEAVHGYYIGYKYQKGLEKVSEAQREELKNYTFELLFELYDNEVEYTQDLYDEIGLTEDVKKFLRYNANKALNNLGYEGLFPKDETDVNPAILSALSPNADENHDFFSGSGSSYVIGKAVNTEDEDWDF, encoded by the coding sequence ATGGTAAAGCTCATCGATCGTGTCTCCGCGATCAACTGGAATCGGGTCCAGGACGACAAGGACTCCGAAGTCTGGGAGCGTCTCACCAGTAATTTCTGGCTGCCCGAGAAGGTGCCGGTGTCCAACGATATCCCGTCGTGGGCAACTCTGACCGCCGTCGAGAAGCAGTTGACGATGCGCGTGTTCACCGGATTGACGCTGCTGGACACCATCCAGGGCACCGTCGGTGCCGTCAGTCTCATTCCCGACGCGATCACTCCCCACGAGGAGGCGGTGTACACCAACATCGCGTTCATGGAGTCGGTGCACGCGAAGAGCTACAGCTCCATCTTCTCGACCCTCAGCTCCACCCGCGACATCGACGATGCGTTCCGCTGGTCCGAGGAGAACGTCAATCTTCAGCGCAAGGCCGAGATCGTGCTGAACTTTTACCACGGTGACGATCCGCTCAAGCGGAAAGTAGCCTCGACACTGCTCGAGTCGTTCCTGTTCTACTCCGGGTTCTACCTGCCGATGTACTGGTCCTCGCGGGCCAAGCTCACCAACACCGCGGACCTGATCCGGCTGATCATCCGTGACGAGGCCGTGCACGGGTACTACATCGGATACAAGTACCAGAAGGGCCTCGAGAAGGTCAGCGAGGCTCAGCGCGAGGAGCTCAAGAACTACACGTTCGAGTTGCTGTTCGAGTTGTACGACAACGAGGTCGAGTACACCCAGGACCTCTACGACGAGATCGGTCTGACCGAGGACGTCAAGAAGTTCCTGCGCTACAACGCCAACAAGGCACTGAACAACCTCGGCTACGAGGGTCTGTTCCCCAAGGACGAGACGGATGTGAACCCGGCGATTCTGTCGGCACTGTCCCCGAACGCCGACGAGAACCACGACTTCTTCTCGGGTTCGGGCTCCTCGTACGTCATCGGCAAGGCCGTCAACACCGAAGACGAGGACTGGGACTTCTAG